From Gemmatimonadaceae bacterium, the proteins below share one genomic window:
- a CDS encoding amidohydrolase family protein — translation MVRTRPLIACVLALGALACQSGDAPSVERVDILIANGTVITMDSGRRVIEDGAVAIRGTRIVEVGSTADLRAKYRANETIDATRKIVMPGLVDGHGHAGHGLVKTMGTDNGGWYPATEKIYANGSTVDFWRADALLTAVEKLKFGVTTSLTLFGGGDNVHRTDQVRYGEAYMSALDTVGLRWILAVGPRRPPFPKTFTQWDGGVATETSVSFEQQMAVSDSLLTKWNANPDSRVKAAVVFPTVTVSPAPPRGAELEELKREAAAALALARKHGALFAQDGHTRGTVKFQHEVLGISGPDVIFSHATELTNEEIQILARTNTRIAHNPSAVFSIRGRNPTTELIDAGVTVMLGSDGVAPDRSYDMFRHMFQAMRYHRFHFRDASVLPAGKVLEMVTVDAARALGMEDEIGSLEPGKRADVILIDWFKPHMVPMNMPLYRVAYFANGNDVATVLVDGRVLMRDRVVLSVNEERVLTFADQEAAAAITRTGLEELLETPEGFWGRTRLPSP, via the coding sequence ATGGTTCGAACTCGCCCGCTGATCGCTTGTGTCCTGGCGCTCGGAGCCCTTGCCTGTCAGTCGGGCGATGCGCCCAGCGTCGAGCGCGTGGACATCCTGATTGCCAATGGCACGGTGATCACGATGGACTCGGGCCGCCGCGTGATCGAGGATGGTGCCGTGGCGATCCGTGGCACGCGCATCGTCGAGGTGGGCAGCACGGCCGACCTGCGCGCCAAGTACCGCGCCAACGAGACCATCGACGCCACGCGGAAGATCGTGATGCCGGGACTCGTGGATGGCCACGGCCACGCCGGGCACGGCCTTGTGAAGACGATGGGCACGGACAACGGCGGTTGGTATCCAGCCACCGAGAAGATCTACGCCAACGGCTCCACCGTGGACTTCTGGCGTGCGGACGCGCTGCTGACCGCGGTGGAGAAGCTCAAGTTCGGCGTCACGACCTCGCTCACATTGTTCGGCGGCGGCGACAACGTCCACCGCACGGACCAGGTGCGCTACGGCGAGGCCTACATGTCGGCGCTCGACACCGTTGGCCTGCGCTGGATCCTTGCCGTGGGGCCGCGACGGCCACCCTTCCCGAAGACCTTCACGCAGTGGGATGGTGGTGTGGCCACCGAGACCAGCGTGAGCTTCGAGCAGCAGATGGCGGTGTCGGACTCGCTGTTGACCAAATGGAACGCGAACCCCGACTCGCGCGTGAAGGCGGCGGTGGTGTTCCCGACGGTGACGGTCTCGCCGGCGCCGCCGCGTGGCGCCGAGTTGGAGGAGCTGAAGCGTGAGGCGGCAGCGGCTTTGGCACTGGCGCGCAAGCATGGCGCACTCTTTGCGCAGGACGGGCATACGCGCGGCACGGTCAAGTTCCAGCACGAGGTGCTGGGCATTTCCGGCCCGGACGTGATCTTCTCGCACGCCACGGAACTGACCAACGAGGAGATTCAGATCCTCGCGCGTACGAACACGCGGATCGCGCACAATCCAAGCGCGGTGTTTTCGATTCGCGGGCGCAATCCGACGACCGAGCTGATCGACGCCGGTGTCACCGTGATGCTCGGCTCGGACGGCGTGGCGCCCGACCGCAGCTACGACATGTTCCGCCACATGTTCCAGGCGATGCGCTACCATCGCTTCCATTTTCGCGATGCCTCCGTGCTGCCGGCGGGCAAGGTGCTGGAGATGGTGACGGTTGATGCGGCGCGCGCACTGGGCATGGAGGACGAGATCGGTTCGCTGGAGCCAGGCAAGCGCGCGGACGTGATCCTCATTGATTGGTTCAAGCCCCATATGGTGCCGATGAACATGCCGCTGTACCGCGTGGCGTACTTCGCGAATGGCAATGATGTCGCGACGGTGCTGGTGGACGGCCGCGTGCTGATGCGCGACCGCGTGGTGCTCTCGGTGAACGAGGAGCGCGTGCTGACCTTCGCCGACCAGGAGGCTGCGGCGGCCATCACGCGCACGGGCCTCGAGGAACTGCTCGAGACGCCGGAAGGTTTCTGGGGCAGAACCCGTCTCCCTTCACCGTGA
- a CDS encoding alpha/beta hydrolase — protein MTTPVPPHAGQPVLQRGTPLDQAKAAVILAHGRGASAASILTLVDVLEHPGVCYLAPDANGGAWYPYSFMAPIERNEPGITSALSVVHGLVDDAIAAGVPQERVVLLGFSQGACLASTAAQRRPGRYGAVVAYSGGLVGPDGTQWSADGDFAGTPVFLGCSDVDAHIPESRVRETAAQFERMGAAVTMRIYPGMPHTVIEDEISFTNELLSAVIAA, from the coding sequence GTGACGACACCAGTCCCACCACACGCCGGCCAGCCGGTACTCCAGCGCGGTACGCCACTCGACCAAGCCAAGGCCGCAGTTATCCTCGCGCACGGCCGCGGGGCCTCTGCGGCGAGCATCCTGACATTGGTTGACGTGCTCGAGCATCCCGGCGTGTGCTATCTCGCGCCGGATGCAAACGGTGGCGCGTGGTATCCCTACAGTTTCATGGCGCCTATCGAGCGGAACGAGCCAGGCATCACCTCGGCGCTCTCGGTGGTGCACGGTTTGGTGGATGACGCAATCGCCGCTGGAGTCCCTCAGGAACGCGTGGTATTGCTCGGCTTCTCACAGGGCGCCTGCCTCGCCTCCACGGCGGCGCAGCGCCGTCCGGGGCGATACGGAGCGGTCGTCGCGTACTCGGGCGGACTGGTCGGTCCGGACGGCACGCAGTGGTCGGCCGACGGTGACTTTGCCGGTACGCCGGTGTTCCTCGGCTGCAGCGATGTCGACGCGCACATTCCGGAGTCGCGGGTGCGCGAGACGGCAGCGCAGTTCGAGCGGATGGGCGCCGCCGTCACGATGCGGATCTATCCGGGCATGCCGCACACGGTGATCGAAGACGAGATATCTTTCACGAACGAGCTGCTGTCGGCGGTGATAGCAGCGTAG
- a CDS encoding Zn-dependent hydrolase, with protein sequence MILRHAGASRRVTALHADGARVNEWLSRFDQVGRSAGGINRVAYSDADLAGRRFTQQLFADAGLATRVDAAGNIWARIDGSQRDATPIIIGSHVDSVTDGGNFDGPVGSFAAIEVARTLKERGEALQHPLDVVVWANEEGGTVGSKCAVGEVATVNLDAVARSGVSIREGIGRIGGDIARLETAVRRKGSVHCYLELHIEQGGTLERTGRDIGTVIGIVGLRWYTVTVTGFANHAGTTPMDQRQDALLAASKFAVALNETVRAEPGRQVVTVGRMIPSPNTQNVIPGRVETSIDLRDLDEAKLDRFAARFRQIASEIGQSTGTTFEFQELIRSKPAMSDDRLMAAIDASADSLGLSSQRMPSGAGHDAQELGLICPMAMIFVPSVGGISHSPREFTKAKDVANGVDVLLNAVRRADTL encoded by the coding sequence ATGATCCTGCGCCACGCCGGTGCGTCTCGGCGCGTGACAGCGCTGCACGCAGACGGCGCGCGGGTGAACGAATGGCTCTCACGCTTCGACCAGGTGGGCCGCAGCGCCGGTGGCATCAATCGCGTCGCCTACTCGGACGCGGACCTCGCCGGCCGGCGCTTCACCCAGCAGCTGTTTGCCGACGCGGGCCTTGCCACGCGCGTCGATGCCGCCGGCAACATCTGGGCGCGCATCGACGGCAGCCAGCGCGACGCGACGCCGATCATCATCGGTTCGCACGTGGACTCGGTGACCGACGGCGGCAACTTCGACGGACCGGTGGGGTCCTTCGCCGCGATCGAAGTGGCGCGCACGCTGAAGGAGCGCGGTGAAGCGCTGCAACATCCACTCGATGTCGTCGTCTGGGCCAACGAGGAAGGCGGCACCGTCGGCAGCAAGTGCGCCGTCGGTGAAGTCGCGACCGTGAATCTCGATGCAGTCGCCCGCTCCGGCGTCAGCATCCGCGAGGGCATCGGACGCATCGGCGGCGACATCGCGCGCTTGGAGACCGCGGTGCGGCGCAAGGGCAGCGTGCACTGCTACCTCGAACTGCACATTGAGCAGGGCGGCACGCTGGAGCGCACGGGGCGCGACATCGGCACGGTGATCGGCATTGTCGGCCTGCGCTGGTACACGGTGACCGTGACCGGTTTCGCCAACCACGCCGGCACCACGCCGATGGACCAGCGGCAAGACGCGCTGTTGGCGGCATCAAAGTTCGCGGTGGCGCTCAACGAGACGGTGCGCGCCGAGCCCGGGCGGCAGGTGGTGACCGTGGGCCGGATGATCCCCAGTCCGAACACGCAGAACGTGATCCCCGGCCGCGTCGAGACGTCCATCGACCTCCGCGACCTCGACGAGGCCAAGCTGGACCGCTTCGCGGCGCGCTTCCGGCAGATCGCGAGCGAGATCGGGCAGTCCACCGGTACCACCTTCGAGTTCCAGGAACTGATACGCTCCAAGCCCGCGATGTCCGATGACCGCTTGATGGCCGCCATCGACGCCAGCGCCGACTCGTTGGGATTGAGCTCGCAGCGGATGCCGAGCGGGGCGGGGCACGATGCGCAGGAGCTCGGGCTCATTTGCCCCATGGCGATGATCTTCGTGCCGTCGGTGGGTGGCATCAGCCATTCGCCGCGGGAATTCACGAAGGCCAAGGACGTGGCCAACGGTGTGGACGTGCTGCTGAACGCCGTGCGCCGCGCCGATACTCTGTAG
- a CDS encoding MBL fold metallo-hydrolase, which translates to MDRRRFVQSASGAVAALSGFSLAREHEPWGVMESVGSGVWAHLAAPLTDRTTLCNGGLVAGRDGVLMVEAFAGDVGARWVREQSRVLTKREPTHVVLTHFHGDHTGGLRGARENGAALLCTAGTRDLVLERNASAPAELLGDAQLVAADEERVLDLGGRRLRLVAMSGHTPSDLVVVVEDAGVVFCGDLVWYGMFPNFVDAIPSRLGPSVRRLRAMNQRVYVSGHGGRTDAAGLDRFIGLLDRVEEAARAAVARGASAEEAGKRFAMPAGLEDWTLFNARYFERAIGAWMRELGASP; encoded by the coding sequence ATGGATCGTCGCCGATTCGTGCAGAGCGCCAGCGGCGCGGTGGCGGCGCTGTCAGGGTTCTCCCTGGCGCGAGAGCACGAGCCCTGGGGTGTGATGGAGTCCGTCGGCAGCGGTGTGTGGGCGCACCTCGCCGCTCCGTTGACCGATCGCACCACGCTATGCAACGGCGGCCTCGTCGCTGGACGCGATGGCGTGCTGATGGTCGAGGCCTTTGCGGGGGATGTCGGCGCACGCTGGGTGCGCGAGCAGTCGCGCGTGCTGACCAAGCGAGAGCCCACGCACGTGGTGCTCACGCATTTCCACGGCGACCATACTGGTGGCCTCCGCGGGGCGCGAGAGAATGGCGCGGCCTTGCTCTGCACGGCCGGCACGCGCGACCTCGTGTTGGAGCGCAATGCCAGCGCGCCCGCCGAGCTGCTCGGCGATGCCCAGCTGGTCGCCGCCGATGAGGAGCGCGTGCTGGACTTGGGTGGCCGACGTCTGCGTCTGGTCGCGATGTCGGGGCACACGCCGTCTGACCTGGTGGTCGTGGTCGAGGATGCAGGCGTCGTGTTCTGCGGCGATCTCGTCTGGTACGGGATGTTTCCGAACTTCGTGGATGCGATCCCATCGCGGCTCGGGCCGTCGGTGCGGCGTCTGCGGGCGATGAATCAGCGCGTGTATGTGTCGGGACACGGCGGGCGCACGGATGCCGCCGGCCTCGATCGATTCATTGGCCTGCTGGACCGCGTGGAGGAGGCGGCGCGGGCGGCCGTTGCGCGCGGGGCAAGCGCCGAGGAGGCGGGCAAGCGCTTTGCCATGCCGGCCGGGCTCGAAGACTGGACCTTGTTCAACGCCCGCTACTTCGAACGCGCAATCGGGGCGTGGATGCGCGAACTGGGAGCTTCGCCGTGA